The Halopiger aswanensis region GCTACACAGGGATTATAAATTGAGGGGCCACCTCTCAAATTTGACTCAAGATGACTCTACATCGTATTCCTGAAACACCGATTCAAACCCGCCAGCAACAACCTGTTGGACAAGATTGGCAAAGGCCTCACGATTCGCTGGATCTTCAACCAGTGATCGATAGGTGCTTTCGAAGTGATGGCCATGCGATGGCTGATCGGTACTCGCAGTTTCGTGGGCGGCTTCGTGCAGGAGTACCAGATACAGATCATGCATCCATACCTCTCGCTGACGACTCGAGACAGCAGAGTCAGTGATTGCGATATATGTCCGGCCGTCAGTCCAGGCATCGGCACTCGCCTCGCCATAGTAGATCTCACGATCGATCCCGAGTTCGGTAGCGAGAACACGGGCGAACAACAGATAGCGACGCTGATCAGCATTCAACTGTGACTCATCGTCGATGCAATTGTAGCCAGTCCACACGCCTTCTGCCTCCGCTCGTTCGCCGACGTCGAACGAAGACGGCAACTCGAGGTCCGCGTCATCGCGGTCAGTATACTCACGAAGCCGCTTGGTTGCTGGATCGCTTGTATCGAGAACGACATAGCCACGCTCGACGAGCTTATCCGCGCCTTTCTCGGCGCTCTCAATCCATCCGATTTCCGGGGCGGCTTGAATTCGAGTAAGACTAATCCGAGACTCATTCGCCAGCTGGAATAGCGACCGGTTAGTCCAGTCGGTGGAACTCGAGCCCGAGAACATCTGTTCGACCATCACCTCACGGCTTTCATCATCCAAGCGATCGTCTGGTACTTCGTCGTACAGTTCATCTCGAGTCTCCTCAAGCGTTTGTTCGATCCGTTCCCAGCGATCACAGCCGGACTGGATATCGTTTCGAGCGAAGTTCAGAGTGAGATTGCCCTTCGAGACAACTACTCCACTGACGCCGTACTCTCGACTCGTCGTGACGTAGAGCCCGTTGCTGTAGATCTCAAGACCCTCATGCGACGTATGCTCCAGGGCGATCACTGCATCATCCGTCTCGCGAGTAATCGAGGGTCCTGACGTCTCACTGATTGCCTCACGCGGATCGCCACGTGCTGCTGACTCCCCGTTGATGATAACATCGACGTCGGTCTGTGAGTGCACGTATGCGAACCGCTTGCGAAGGTCGCGCACATAGCGATGCCATCGGTAGCTCTCTGGATCAGGCACCTCTCCTTCGTAGTGATCGATTTCGACGAGAACGCCACCGAGGGAGTGCTCAGTCTCAACTACGTTTCCCTCTCGGCCACTGCTGTCTGCCCACGGCCCAGTCGTCCGCTGATCACGATAATCGAAATGAAGCGCTCGAGAATGACTCCAGATGCGAACGGCACCCTTTGCGATGATTGCGCCTTTCCCGATTCCCCACTCACCGATGGTCTCGTCATCGGCTCGCTGCTTCGTCCCGGCACCAAGCACTGACAAGTTGCGTTTCCCCTCGGTTGACTCGAGATCAACACCAGCACCATCGTCGACGATGATTGAGCGTTCGGGTGAGACACTAACCAGGACTCGAGTCGAGTTCGGACTGTCGATGCCGTTTTGTACGGCTTCACGAATCGCGTCAGTGAGGTCTGCCATCTGATCTTCGATGAGGTACGTCGCGACCTGCTTATCGGCAGTCATCGTGACTGTTTCATTGGATGCATTCGGATCCAGCATCTCAGTCTGCTCATCGGACTCGGACTGTTCGACTGCGAACTCCGCGAGCGTTGGCTGATCGGACATGGTGTCCACCCATCAGGCACCCGAAAAACCCCACAGCGCAACACCGAGATAGGCACCTGTATTGTAGATGGACCAGCGCCGAACAATCAGATTGCTGCTGTCGTTGATGTCAGCTCTCCTGGAAGCTGCTTCCGAAGTGTCGCTTCGACGGTTTCCTTAAATGTACTGTAGGCATCGATATCGCCCGTCTGTAGTTCAGTCGCTTGTAATTCGCCGCGACCAGCAGTAGTCCCATCCGGTGTCTCGTATGTGTATGTGTCCTTCATTTCACTATCTAAATCTGGATAGACTAGCATCCCTGGAGTTCCATATTTAGCCTGATACGCTGCAATCTGATAGAGATCATTTCGACTGGGATCTGTTCCTGTCTTCCATTTAGCGTCACCAACGAAGACGATGTCATTCGATTTGTTCACTACCCAGAAGTCAGGATACATCTGAAGGAGACCGCGGTCAGATTCAGTTTGAACTAGGTGGCCGATACTCCCGTCCTTGACCTCATAGGACTCCTTGCTGACGATGTTCCTAACAGCCCGATACACAAGTCGTTCGAAGATGGTCTCCATGTCGATTAACAGTGACTGAACACGGCGATCGTGGCCCCCTAAATCCGCTACGAATATCTGTTTGAAGATCAGTTTCGCCAGCTCTAGTGCATCTGCATAGTACTCATCGAGGCGGGTAAGCGAAACACTCTCGATATCACGAACCGACATCCGTTCATGCGAGACGTACTGTTGAAGGCGACTGTAGAAGCGATTCACATCGCTTCGAATTGCGCTCGTAGTGACGAGTGGACGCAATCGATGGAGACCGTCTAAGAGGATTTTGTTGAGTACCGTCTCAGTCGAGAGTTCATCGTATCGACACTCGAATTTCTTTGGTGCAACGCCTTGGCGCTGAAGTTGACGTTGAAGATCCAACTGCCCCCGAAGATGTTTTTCCGATGACTCCTGGACGAGATATTCTCGGTTCAGTCCTCGTTTCAGAATCGTATCAAGCTCATCGAGGTAGAGTCTGGCAACGAGATCGACAAAGGAATCTCCCATCGAAACAGCTGCATCCGTACCGCGAACGAGTTCATCGTTGATATCACCGACGTAGGCGAGATAGTGCAGTAGATTGCAGGATGCCTTCGGACGAATCTCGAGAATATTTCCAGACGGTAATCCGATGACGCCGACATGGTTAGAGACAGAGACTCGAGGCTGTCCATCACCGGCGTAAGAGACTGTAATCTCTTCAAATGACGCTAAGTGATGGAGATCTTTCTCTGGGAGATCGACCGCTTGATCGTCACGTTCGGTAATTGAAAGTCGACGACTACTACTCATCGGGGAGTGAATAGGGCTGGTCAGTGCGTTCCAACAGCTGCTTGAGTTCCTTGTTGAGCGTCTCCTCATTGAACTGCGCAATCTCTCTGTTTTGCATGTCAAAGAGCGCGCAGTGGTCCGTCTCGAACACAGACGACTGGAGCCGACCAAGCTCCTCGAAATAGTACTCTTCTAACAGCGGCAGGATATTGTAGTACCACGCATCGCGTACTTCTTTGACCGAATCCAATCCAAGTAGGTAGGAGTGGCCAACTCGCTTTCCCTTCCCGAGCTCACCTGAATCCAAAATATTTGCATTCATGACTTGGAGCGCTTGAATAGAGTTCTCGAGGATCTCCCTGAATGAGAGCTGTTCGTCGACGAAATCACTGAGTCCAGATTGGAGATCATACTCTGTAGCGAACACATCGTAATTGGGTGGGAACGACAGGAAACTAAACCGACGACGAAGCGCTGCATCGATTAGTGCGATCGAGCGATCGGCAGTATTCATCGTTCCAATGACGTAGAGATTTGGCGGAACACCGAACTCATCGCCCGAGTGTGCTAGTTCGACAGTCACCTCTTCTTCGGCACCAAGCCGCTTGTTTTGCTCTAACTGCGTGATGGTCTCGCCGAAGATCTTTGCAAGGTTCCCACGGTTGATCTCGTCGATAATAAGAATGTATGGTGGTGCGTCTGCTGGATCGTCGGCATCGTTGTAAGCTCGCTCTGCATCGCGACAGATCCGTTTGAAGATCCCATCTTCAATATCGTAGGTCACCGTCCCTGACTCGTCTTGTTTCGCAGTGAGTCCCTCGAGGAAGTCCTCATAGTTGAACGAGGGGTGGAACGTAACAATTCGGAGTTGGTCCTCCGTTGGCTGATCCAGTTTTTCGTTCAGCCACCAGTGGGCGAATTTTCGAGCAGTATGCGTTTTCCCTGTTCCTGGCGGACCATGGAGAATGACCTGTCCCGTCGACTCTAACTGGGAGGCTATCTCATCTGCTCGATTTGGCTGCGGTTCTGGACTCAGGACATCGATCTCGGACCGATCGTATTCTCGGGAAGTAACACGCGAAGAGAGGATCTGCAAAATCCAGTAGACCAGTTCACGGTTCTCGTCTTTTTCTACGTGGAGATTGACTAAGACACTGACGACGGGGAAATCCTTCTCGCGAAGCTGTTGTGACTTCTCTTTCAGCGTTTCATGAGGAATGCGATTCTGCTTGAGCGCCTTGATTTCAGATTCAATTGTACTCGTAGACTTCTCGTTGATCGACGTCTCGAGGTCAAGTTCATCGACGTCACCAGTGACGTATAGCTCGTCAAATTCTACGATATTTCGATACTCAATGTTCTGATGGAATTCGTTCCACCACCACGATTCGTTTTTTGTCCTCTTATTCGAAACAATGCCACAGCCAATCAATCCTTTCCCCGAAGTCTGGAGCTCGTCGTTTTTCGTCTCTTGAGTCACATAGAGGAGAATGAGATCGCCGCGATCGATTTTATTGAAGTCATCTTTCTGTGAGTCCGTAAATTGGATCGCGCCATGCTGAAGGATCGTGGGGTAATCATCGCTATGGGACGTGAACCGCCAGACAGTGATTTCTTCTTGCTGATTTTCGAGATACTCCGCGACCGGGAACGATTCGGACGTCTCTGGTGTGTCTTCACCTGCTTTACTAGTAGTGTCATCTTCAGCGGACTCAAAATCAGTCCGCTGCAAGTTGAGAAACTTCACATGGTTCATATTCACGGAGAGATCCAACGCAGACTGAAGATCGCGAACCAGGACCACGAACAGGGTCTCAACTGGTGACAGGTCTCCGACAGAGCCAGTTCCGAGCTCAGATTGAAGATCTTCAAGGTTCGATTTGATATCATCGTAGAGCGCTTCGATCTGATCAAACACAAACAGCTCCTCGGAGGTTGGCTCTGAGTTCGGGCCAAAGCCACGGAGTGCAGACGTCCATTGAGATACAATGCTGCGAGTGAGATGCGTCGTTAGCCAGTTCTCGTAGTCCTCTTGCTCTAGCTTTGCGAGGATAGCGTCTGTGGCTGCGCTAATACCATCGTACGTATCTGACTCCTCGCTTACCGGGTCGTCATCGGCTATGTACGCTTGATAGGCATCAACAAGCGTTTGGAGATCCCGAGCAGTCTGATTAGTGGGAGGTATCTCACCGAGCTCGTACCGCTTGTAGAAAATCGTCCCTGGTCCATATAGCCGATTGCGATTCGAAGCATGAGGAAACTCGAGTTCACCGGCAGTAAACCCATCAGGCTGAATCTCTTGTCGGATGTCCCTAGCAGTTTCTCTCAACTGCTGGCGAGCAGCTTTTGTCCCTACTTCGTTCTTGAGTTCGGTCACCCCTTGGTTTAATGTCAAGGTGACACGGTCTTCTTGAGGTTCAAACAAATAGACAATGTAGGTCCCTTCCTGGATGCGACTTGTCTCTCGCTGATCGAGCACAGCAATCCATGGGATTGACGTCCATCGTCCCTTGCCAGCTGAGGCTTTGACGACTAAATTCTCCATATCGAGTAGCTCCCGTATTTGCTGCGGAATTCGCTTTTCAATATCAGTCCGCGTTTCGTGGTCAGTGATGCCCTGGCCGATTAACTCAGTTGGATACTCGGCGACGACACGGTGAAGTAATTCTGAAAAATCTGGAGAGGGTGAAGACATAACCCCAGGTATCGATGGGACCAAGTTAAAAGTGATTGTACTGGAAATTTGAGATGAGAGATTAAGAGTGAGTTCAGTACGAGTAGTTGGGGGAAACTAGACGTCAGCTGCTCTTCGAATTCACCTATTCCAAAGATCGTGATTGTTTGTTTTGTAGTCTGTATTCGATTGTTCTTTGTATTTGTATGCTATCATTGATATTACTTAGCAGTCCCCTGGTTTCAGGTTTAACGCTTGTTATAATTGGTGTGCTGTACTTTTGGATGGGTAGATTCACTTCAATCGGTCTGTCGAGGGTTACATCAAGCAATCCTTGTTACAAAGGACCAAATGTAATGCGGAGGTCCAAGATCCATTTCACACAATAGGGTAAGGCAACAACTCAAGCGCTTTTCTGCTACTATAACAAATTATATGTGACTTCATGATACTGCATGGCATATTCATATGAAATTGAGAGATCTCGCTGACAAGAACTGGAACAGCTACGAGCAGAAACGGTTTCTCAAAGATGACCCGAAGGAGAAAACAGAATCATTCGACCCAGAGACGTTCAAACATGATGGATTTGAAGATCGGGAGAAATATCTCGAGACATACGTTCCAGCGCTGGCAGCCGACGAACGATTGGATGTAGAACTCAATAACTTCACGCCGCCACGGCTCAGCTCGATTAATGATTCTTCGTACCAAGCATTGGTAATTCGATATGGGATCCTCCGGACGCTGATTCAACAGTTAGACTATAGCATGGAAAAGGAGGAACTGCTTGAGGCTGTCCAATCCTGGCAACAACGGATCATCGATGACTTCTCCGAGGATGACTTTGCTGAGGATGACGAGTTGCTTCATCTTGCGAAGGCTGCTGTTGACTATGGTTCAGATGTCTACGATGCCGAACTTCACATGGTTTACAGCTACTTTGAACTCCACAATCGAGCCAGGAACAAGAAACACGAATATTATACCTGGTTAGACTTCTTCAAGCGGCTTTCTGCAATCGACCGGTTTCCCAAGGTGTCTCGATCTGAAAAACCAGAACATGCACTGGATACAATCGAAAAGGGCTTATGGTCGCTTCAAGAGCAAGCGATCGTCTATGAAGTCAATACAGAGGACGTAAATGAACTGGTCGGGATTCCAGAGGATTATGCTGATTTCATCCGTGATTGGCTGTACTACGAGATGTCAGAGGACAATTATCGCCAGATGCTCGAGGCGCTCGACTATTTTGACCGGCAACAAACGCTTGTCGATGCTCGAGATACCTTCGGCGTCGATACAAAGACACAAGGCCTGAACGAAAAACGTCGTGAGAGCCTTGTCAAGGCCGGTGTCTTCCCAAGTGAACTCCTCGCAGAAGCATTGACTAAAGAGGAATTGAAAGAGATTGTTGATGAATATGGGTTGGACGCCCACAAGCAGAAAACTGACGAGATGATCGAGAAGACCATCGAATATTTCGAACAA contains the following coding sequences:
- a CDS encoding McrC family protein, whose translation is MSSSRRLSITERDDQAVDLPEKDLHHLASFEEITVSYAGDGQPRVSVSNHVGVIGLPSGNILEIRPKASCNLLHYLAYVGDINDELVRGTDAAVSMGDSFVDLVARLYLDELDTILKRGLNREYLVQESSEKHLRGQLDLQRQLQRQGVAPKKFECRYDELSTETVLNKILLDGLHRLRPLVTTSAIRSDVNRFYSRLQQYVSHERMSVRDIESVSLTRLDEYYADALELAKLIFKQIFVADLGGHDRRVQSLLIDMETIFERLVYRAVRNIVSKESYEVKDGSIGHLVQTESDRGLLQMYPDFWVVNKSNDIVFVGDAKWKTGTDPSRNDLYQIAAYQAKYGTPGMLVYPDLDSEMKDTYTYETPDGTTAGRGELQATELQTGDIDAYSTFKETVEATLRKQLPGELTSTTAAI
- a CDS encoding MrcB family domain-containing protein; its protein translation is MSSPSPDFSELLHRVVAEYPTELIGQGITDHETRTDIEKRIPQQIRELLDMENLVVKASAGKGRWTSIPWIAVLDQRETSRIQEGTYIVYLFEPQEDRVTLTLNQGVTELKNEVGTKAARQQLRETARDIRQEIQPDGFTAGELEFPHASNRNRLYGPGTIFYKRYELGEIPPTNQTARDLQTLVDAYQAYIADDDPVSEESDTYDGISAATDAILAKLEQEDYENWLTTHLTRSIVSQWTSALRGFGPNSEPTSEELFVFDQIEALYDDIKSNLEDLQSELGTGSVGDLSPVETLFVVLVRDLQSALDLSVNMNHVKFLNLQRTDFESAEDDTTSKAGEDTPETSESFPVAEYLENQQEEITVWRFTSHSDDYPTILQHGAIQFTDSQKDDFNKIDRGDLILLYVTQETKNDELQTSGKGLIGCGIVSNKRTKNESWWWNEFHQNIEYRNIVEFDELYVTGDVDELDLETSINEKSTSTIESEIKALKQNRIPHETLKEKSQQLREKDFPVVSVLVNLHVEKDENRELVYWILQILSSRVTSREYDRSEIDVLSPEPQPNRADEIASQLESTGQVILHGPPGTGKTHTARKFAHWWLNEKLDQPTEDQLRIVTFHPSFNYEDFLEGLTAKQDESGTVTYDIEDGIFKRICRDAERAYNDADDPADAPPYILIIDEINRGNLAKIFGETITQLEQNKRLGAEEEVTVELAHSGDEFGVPPNLYVIGTMNTADRSIALIDAALRRRFSFLSFPPNYDVFATEYDLQSGLSDFVDEQLSFREILENSIQALQVMNANILDSGELGKGKRVGHSYLLGLDSVKEVRDAWYYNILPLLEEYYFEELGRLQSSVFETDHCALFDMQNREIAQFNEETLNKELKQLLERTDQPYSLPDE
- a CDS encoding sensor histidine kinase → MSDQPTLAEFAVEQSESDEQTEMLDPNASNETVTMTADKQVATYLIEDQMADLTDAIREAVQNGIDSPNSTRVLVSVSPERSIIVDDGAGVDLESTEGKRNLSVLGAGTKQRADDETIGEWGIGKGAIIAKGAVRIWSHSRALHFDYRDQRTTGPWADSSGREGNVVETEHSLGGVLVEIDHYEGEVPDPESYRWHRYVRDLRKRFAYVHSQTDVDVIINGESAARGDPREAISETSGPSITRETDDAVIALEHTSHEGLEIYSNGLYVTTSREYGVSGVVVSKGNLTLNFARNDIQSGCDRWERIEQTLEETRDELYDEVPDDRLDDESREVMVEQMFSGSSSTDWTNRSLFQLANESRISLTRIQAAPEIGWIESAEKGADKLVERGYVVLDTSDPATKRLREYTDRDDADLELPSSFDVGERAEAEGVWTGYNCIDDESQLNADQRRYLLFARVLATELGIDREIYYGEASADAWTDGRTYIAITDSAVSSRQREVWMHDLYLVLLHEAAHETASTDQPSHGHHFESTYRSLVEDPANREAFANLVQQVVAGGFESVFQEYDVESS